The segment ACTCTCGTCACTAATCATAGTACAAAGCACATACCAGAAATAGCCCGAAATCATGACTATACTAAAAATCAGACATTTGAGCTTTTGGCATTAACATGATAAATGTGAATTTAAGATTCCTTTTGGTACACAGTGTGGATTTTAGCTACAAAATCGGAGATCAGAGTAATCCGAAATGACGCAAGGTATTCACGATACCATCCTCGTCAACACTTGTCGTTACAAAATCGGCGGCTTTCTTTACCTCATCCATCGCATTTCCCATTGCAACACCCACGCCGGCATGCTGCAACATGGCAATATCATTTCCGCCATCACCGAATGCCATGGTCTCTTTTAAGGATATTCCATAATGTTCTATGATCCGATCGATACCAACCGCTTTGGTACACCCTTTTGCTACCACATCGGCGAAATAAGGACTCCAACGGGCCGCCAGGCTATTCGGCATATAGGCCATGATCCGTTCCTCTTCTTCCGCTGTGAAAAAGGCAATCAGCTGGAATATTTCTTTATCAGCAAGCGCTTCGATTGATCCAATTTCGGGAGCTTTCAGTCGGATCTGTTCATACAAAGCATCGACTGATTCGTTCCGGTAATTCAAGACAATCTTGTCTTCAGTTACACAGGCACAGGGAAAAGAATGTACTGTCCGCTGATATTCCAGCATAGAGTGAATATCTTCTTGCG is part of the Parabacteroides sp. AD58 genome and harbors:
- a CDS encoding Cof-type HAD-IIB family hydrolase, whose product is MIKALFFDIDGTLVSFKTHTIAASTMEALRNLRAKGIKVFIATGRQLQCIDNLGDLEVDGYITLNGGYCIAGSEDVIYKHAIPQEDIHSMLEYQRTVHSFPCACVTEDKIVLNYRNESVDALYEQIRLKAPEIGSIEALADKEIFQLIAFFTAEEEERIMAYMPNSLAARWSPYFADVVAKGCTKAVGIDRIIEHYGISLKETMAFGDGGNDIAMLQHAGVGVAMGNAMDEVKKAADFVTTSVDEDGIVNTLRHFGLL